The following coding sequences lie in one Anguilla anguilla isolate fAngAng1 chromosome 14, fAngAng1.pri, whole genome shotgun sequence genomic window:
- the spra gene encoding sepiapterin reductase a, translated as MESHGISHPIDPSSKGLGRALCVITGASKGFGRCLAKQIAGLVKPGSVLLLVARSGDKLKELQAELAASDAGKKGLVIRCVTADLAQKGAVEETVKAAKQTSHLDIDRLLLINNAASLGDVSRFAVSFTDPEEINSYLAFNVSSALSLTAALLDAFPKRSGLQRCVVNVSSLCALQPFPSWVLYCTGKAARDMMFRVLAEEEPELRVLNYAPGPLDTDMHAEARTKSGDGALQSSLTAMHAEGRVLTCQESGAKLLKLLLEDDFTSGTHIDVYDV; from the exons ATGGAATCGCACGGAATTTCGCACCCGATTGATCCATCCTCGAAGGGTCTCGGGCGAGCGCTCTGCGTTATCACCGGAGCCTCGAAAGGCTTCGGCCGATGCCTGGCGAAGCAAATAGCCGGATTGGTCAAACCTGGGTCAGTGCTACTGCTGGTGGCCAGATCGGGGGATAAATTGAAGGAACTGCAAGCAGAGCTGGCCGCTTCGGACGCTGGTAAGAAAGGGTTGGTGATACGCTGCGTGACCGCGGACCTCGCGCAGAAAGGAGCTGTGGAAGAGACCGTGAAGGCGGCGAAACAGACAAGTCACTTGGACATAGATCGCCTGCTTCTAATAAACAATGCAG CCTCCCTCGGGGACGTGTCTCGCTTTGCCGTCAGTTTCACAGACCCAGAGGAGATTAACTCCTACCTGGCCTTCAACGTCAGCTCCGCTCTCAGTCTCACAGCGGCGCTGTTGGACGCTTTCCCCAAGCGGTCGGGGCTGCAGCGCTGCGTGGTTAACGTGAGCTCGCTGTGCGCCCTGCAGCCCTTTCCGTCCTGGGTGCTCTACTGCACCGGAAAGGCCGCGCGGGACATGATGTTCAGAGTGCTGGCCGAGGAGGAGCCCGAACTGCGCGTGCTCAACTACGCGCCGG GTCCGTTGGACACCGACATGCACGCGGAGGCCCGTACGAAGTCGGGCGACGGGGCGCTGCAGAGCTCCTTAACCGCCATGCACGCTGAGGGACGGGTGCTCACCTGCCAGGAGTCCGGGGCCAAACTGCTcaagctgctgctggaggacGACTTCACGTC
- the LOC118212192 gene encoding CD276 antigen-like isoform X2, with product MDGMYKMHCCKNTMKKFLYVYSWCTCLINILTAGYEHVTQVVAAPGSDITLSCLFPPSKIGNPLNVLVTWLHGDTEVVHCYDHGSDELQRQYPAYRGRTRMYPDRIATGNASLRLMGVRVSDHGTYTCAVDTEQNGFVVQISLQVAEPPVCCGQRSGLTLDLPEVRMILLFPLLMFL from the exons atgcattgttgcaaaaatacaatgaaaaaattTCTGTACGTGTACTCTTGGTGTACATGTCTAATTAACA TACTAACTGCAGGATATGAGCATGTGACCCAAGTGGTGGCAGCtccaggaagtgacatcactctCAGCTGCCTTTTCCCTCCAAGTAAAATTGGAAATCCCCTCAATGTACTGGTCACGTGGCTGCATGGGGACACTGAGGTGGTGCACTGTTATGACCACGGGAGTGATGAACTGCAACGGCAGTATCCAGCCTACAGGGGGCGCACTCGGATGTACCCAGACCGGATAGCAACGGGTAACGCCTCACTCAGGCTGATGGGGGTGCGAGTGAGCGACCATGGCACTTACACCTGCGCAGTGGACACCGAACAGAATGGGTTCGTGGTGCAGATTTCACTTCAAGTAGCAG AACCCCCAGTGTGCTGTGGACAGAGGAGCGGACTTACCCTTGACCTCCCTGAGGTCCGAATGATTTTACTTTTCCCTCTACTCATGTTCCTGTGA
- the LOC118212192 gene encoding CD276 antigen-like isoform X1 yields the protein MDGMYKMHCCKNTMKKILYVYSWCTCLLNKLTAGYEHVTPVVAAPGSDITLSCLFPPSKTGNPLNVLVTWLHGETEVVHCYDHGRDKLQRQYPAYRGRTRMYSDRIVTGNASLRLMGVRVSDHGTYTCAVDNEQNGFVVQISLQVAEPPVCCGQRSGFTLVLPEVHMFLLFPLLMFL from the exons atgcattgttgcaaaaatacaatgaaaaaaattctgtaCGTGTACTCTTGGTGTACATGTCTACTTAACA AACTAACTGCAGGATATGAGCATGTGACCCCAGTGGTGGCAGCTCCAGGAAGTGACATTACTCTCAGCTGCCTTTTCCCTCCAAGTAAAACTGGAAATCCCCTCAATGTACTAGTCACGTGGCTGCATGGGGAGACTGAGGTGGTGCACTGTTATGACCACGGGCGTGATAAACTGCAACGGCAGTATCCAGCCTACAGGGGGCGCACTCGGATGTACTCAGACCGGATAGTAACGGGTAACGCCTCACTCAGGCTGATGGGGGTGCGAGTGAGCGACCATGGCACTTACACCTGCGCAGTGGACAACGAACAGAATGGGTTCGTGGTGCAGATTTCACTTCAAGTAGCAG AACCCCCAGTGTGCTGTGGACAGAGGAGCGGATTTACCCTTGTCCTCCCTGAGGTCCACATGTTTTTACTTTTCCCTCTACTCATGTTCCTGTGA